The Candidatus Hydrogenedentota bacterium genome window below encodes:
- a CDS encoding nucleotidyltransferase: MNTPLDIDRGRLASFCARWRILELDLFGSALRDDFGPESDVDLLAVYAPDARITLFDEALMEEELETLFGRPVDLLSRRAVEESPNWIRRQAILESMEPLYVAP; the protein is encoded by the coding sequence ATGAACACGCCTTTGGACATAGACAGGGGGCGGCTCGCGTCTTTTTGCGCCCGGTGGCGTATTCTGGAGCTGGACCTGTTCGGTTCGGCATTGCGGGATGACTTCGGGCCGGAGAGCGATGTGGACCTGCTCGCGGTGTACGCGCCGGACGCCCGGATCACCCTGTTTGACGAGGCGCTCATGGAGGAGGAGCTTGAGACGCTGTTTGGCCGGCCGGTGGATCTGCTGAGTCGGCGCGCGGTCGAGGAATCCCCCAACTGGATTCGGCGCCAGGCCATCTTGGAAAGCATGGAGCCCCTCTATGTCGCGCCATGA
- a CDS encoding DUF86 domain-containing protein: MSRHDDSTCLLDIAHAARAVLSFIEGMDEAAFRGDLKTQAAVQHQIMIIGEASKHLTPAFRETHPDIPWNAIARMRDRLIHGYGTVDLGVVWRTASEAIPELFRAVADR; this comes from the coding sequence ATGTCGCGCCATGACGACAGCACCTGCCTGCTTGACATCGCGCATGCGGCACGGGCCGTTCTCTCGTTCATTGAGGGCATGGATGAGGCCGCGTTTCGTGGGGACTTGAAGACCCAGGCCGCCGTGCAGCATCAAATCATGATTATTGGCGAGGCGTCAAAGCACCTCACGCCGGCCTTTCGCGAAACCCACCCCGATATACCCTGGAACGCCATTGCGCGCATGCGAGACCGGTTGATTCACGGCTATGGGACGGTGGACCTGGGGGTGGTGTGGAGAACAGCAAGCGAGGCGATTCCCGAGCTGTTTCGCGCGGTCGCGGACCGCTGA
- a CDS encoding DNA translocase FtsK, protein MISLIGDGFDATVQDGRPIDGMLSVPNTLGPLGAFLAGTLSLFFGDAAHLLYSVTFIWMLMLFCLQPLDRPATRLAGLTLLTGAAAGLAQMDFASGWSNNAAGGLVGAFVTDRLLMPWFGFAGSQVIGMMTAVIGLLLCTDFLFIHLLVYAGRAVAVLGRVLLYLAAACTGMGGHYRRWRTGRRIRRARARVAPRPADESPLDAPPEAGEMAPSGAAAQDTRSPWSGEPVIKGAGVPVPSTPAPAVRKRPAPPYPETAPLPFDLPPDEAAPAPAPAPATGSAAALFDLGDGEDEDDDPLSTAAFGPAVPAFPEPAAMPAPAVPSVQEPARAVVIHTPASAQETRTLRNAPVPAPAAPARGLRRKTGDQGDLPEGYVYPKKYTAPPLELFRPPEHVVIPNLEQKLRRSAAVLEETLAEFGIEAKVTDITRGPTVTRFELEPAPGIKVSKFLALTDNIALTLEAKGVRVEAPIPGKARVGIEVSNLERDPVVLRELLESAGFRRGKGALNLALGKGISGDVCIADLARMPHLLVAGATGAGKTVCVKALLASLLLQHTPEQLQLILIDPKMVELSIFDDIPHLITPVVTDVKKASAALCWLVNEMEERYQLFRDLQFRNIEVYNESVENGEVEIVNAGDGPSSVSVVRRLPYIVCVIDELADLMMLARAEVEDSIARLAQKARAVGIHLIIATQRPSVDVLTGVIKANFPSRISFQVSSRVDSRCILDEIGAERLVGMGDMLYLPAGQGKPDRIQGAFVSDDEMDALVAWLKRQAPPQYRDEVENFGKTKEYLEKLADEDDPEYDNAVDVVLQSGQASISMLQRRLRLGYNRAARLIDMMEIRGIVGPHMGSKAREILVDQKQSSRDEVA, encoded by the coding sequence ATGATATCGCTGATCGGCGACGGGTTCGACGCGACGGTGCAGGACGGGCGGCCGATTGACGGCATGCTCTCGGTGCCGAACACGCTGGGTCCGCTGGGGGCCTTTCTTGCGGGGACGCTTTCCCTCTTCTTCGGCGATGCGGCGCACCTGCTCTACTCGGTGACGTTCATCTGGATGCTGATGCTGTTCTGCCTGCAGCCGCTGGACCGTCCTGCGACGCGTCTGGCGGGGCTGACGCTGCTGACAGGGGCGGCGGCGGGGCTGGCGCAGATGGACTTTGCGTCGGGCTGGAGCAACAACGCGGCCGGGGGGCTGGTGGGGGCCTTTGTGACGGACCGCCTGCTGATGCCGTGGTTTGGGTTCGCGGGGTCGCAGGTGATCGGCATGATGACGGCGGTCATCGGCCTCCTGCTTTGCACAGACTTCCTGTTCATTCATCTGCTGGTCTACGCGGGCCGCGCCGTGGCGGTGCTGGGCCGCGTGCTGCTGTACCTGGCGGCGGCCTGCACGGGCATGGGCGGCCACTACCGCCGCTGGCGCACGGGGCGGCGCATCCGCCGGGCGCGCGCGCGTGTTGCTCCGCGCCCCGCAGACGAGTCACCGCTGGACGCGCCCCCCGAAGCGGGCGAAATGGCCCCGTCCGGGGCCGCCGCGCAGGACACCCGGTCGCCGTGGAGCGGCGAGCCGGTCATCAAGGGGGCGGGGGTTCCCGTGCCGTCCACGCCCGCGCCCGCGGTGCGCAAACGCCCCGCGCCGCCCTATCCCGAGACGGCGCCGCTTCCCTTTGACCTGCCGCCCGACGAGGCCGCGCCCGCGCCCGCGCCCGCGCCCGCGACGGGGTCCGCGGCGGCGCTTTTCGACCTGGGCGACGGCGAGGACGAGGACGACGACCCGCTGTCCACGGCGGCCTTCGGGCCGGCGGTTCCCGCGTTCCCCGAGCCGGCGGCGATGCCGGCGCCCGCCGTGCCGTCCGTTCAGGAGCCCGCGCGCGCCGTGGTGATCCACACGCCCGCGTCGGCCCAGGAGACGCGGACCCTGCGCAACGCGCCGGTGCCCGCGCCGGCGGCCCCCGCGCGCGGCCTGCGGCGGAAGACGGGGGACCAGGGCGACCTGCCCGAGGGCTACGTCTACCCGAAGAAATACACGGCGCCGCCGCTGGAGCTGTTCCGCCCGCCGGAGCATGTGGTGATCCCGAATCTGGAGCAGAAGCTGCGGCGGTCGGCCGCGGTGCTGGAGGAGACGCTGGCGGAGTTCGGCATTGAGGCGAAGGTGACGGACATCACGCGGGGCCCGACGGTGACGCGCTTCGAGCTGGAGCCCGCGCCGGGCATCAAGGTGAGCAAGTTCCTCGCGCTGACGGACAACATCGCGCTGACGCTGGAGGCGAAGGGCGTGCGCGTGGAGGCGCCGATCCCCGGCAAGGCGCGGGTGGGCATCGAGGTGTCCAACCTCGAGCGCGACCCCGTGGTGCTGCGCGAGCTGCTGGAGAGCGCCGGGTTCCGCCGGGGCAAGGGCGCGCTGAACCTCGCGCTGGGCAAGGGGATCAGCGGCGACGTGTGCATTGCGGACCTGGCGCGCATGCCGCACCTGCTGGTGGCAGGCGCGACGGGCGCGGGCAAGACGGTGTGCGTGAAGGCGCTGTTGGCGAGCCTGCTGCTGCAGCACACGCCCGAGCAGCTCCAGCTCATCCTGATAGACCCCAAGATGGTCGAGCTGAGCATCTTCGACGACATCCCCCACCTGATCACCCCGGTGGTCACGGACGTGAAGAAGGCCTCGGCCGCCCTGTGCTGGCTGGTGAACGAGATGGAGGAGCGCTACCAGCTTTTCCGCGACCTCCAGTTCCGCAACATCGAGGTGTACAACGAGAGCGTCGAGAACGGCGAGGTGGAGATCGTGAACGCCGGGGACGGCCCCAGCTCCGTCAGCGTCGTGCGCCGGCTGCCCTACATCGTGTGCGTGATAGACGAGCTGGCGGACCTCATGATGCTGGCGCGGGCGGAGGTCGAGGACTCCATCGCGCGGCTCGCGCAGAAGGCGCGCGCCGTCGGCATCCACCTCATCATCGCCACGCAGCGCCCGTCGGTGGACGTGCTTACCGGCGTGATCAAGGCCAACTTCCCCTCGCGCATCTCCTTCCAGGTGTCGTCGCGGGTGGACTCGCGGTGCATTCTCGACGAGATCGGCGCGGAGCGCCTGGTGGGCATGGGCGACATGCTCTACCTGCCCGCGGGGCAGGGCAAGCCCGACCGCATCCAGGGGGCCTTCGTTTCGGACGACGAAATGGACGCCCTGGTGGCCTGGCTCAAGCGGCAGGCCCCCCCGCAGTACCGCGACGAGGTGGAGAATTTTGGGAAAACCAAGGAGTACCTGGAAAAACTGGCGGACGAGGACGATCCTGAGTATGATAACGCCGTGGATGTTGTCCTCCAGTCGGGCCAGGCCTCGATTTCGATGCTGCAGCGCCGGCTCCGTCTGGGGTATAATCGGGCCGCGCGGCTGATAGACATGATGGAGATTCGGGGAATCGTCGGGCCGCACATGGGTAGCAAGGCGCGGGAGATTCTGGTGGACCAGAAACAGTCGTCAAGGGACGAAGTGGCATGA
- a CDS encoding thiolase family protein, with protein sequence MEKSYIVSAVRTAVGKSKAGSAIAHVRPDDLGAAAIREAVKRSGVPVERIGDCVMGCAFPEAEAGMNVGRIAQLAAGLPDTIPGETVNRFCSSGLEAMTTAALKIEVGMLDAAIAGGLESMSVIPIGGNKTCPNPWLTKNNPRAYTGMGQCADNVARDFGITREECDAWALRSNQRAAAAIGKGLFKEEIVPLEVMGPDGKTFIFDTDEGPRADTTLEGLAKLRPAFAASPKLGIHTAGNSSQTSCGAAAVVMVSEAVLKELGLRPLARLRGYAVAAGDPGYLGPPQVPAILDACEQAGINVEDLGLVECNEAFAAQTLYVVKNLNLSEDIVNVNGGAIALGHPLGCTGAKLATQLIHEMRRRGVKWGLETMCIGGGMGGAGVFELCD encoded by the coding sequence ATGGAAAAGTCATACATCGTCTCCGCGGTTCGCACCGCGGTCGGAAAATCCAAGGCGGGCAGCGCCATTGCCCACGTGCGCCCGGACGACCTGGGCGCGGCGGCGATCCGCGAGGCCGTGAAGCGCTCGGGCGTCCCCGTTGAGCGCATCGGCGACTGCGTCATGGGCTGCGCCTTCCCCGAGGCGGAGGCCGGCATGAACGTCGGGCGCATCGCCCAGCTCGCGGCCGGGCTGCCCGACACGATCCCCGGCGAGACGGTCAACCGTTTCTGCTCGTCCGGCCTGGAGGCCATGACCACCGCGGCGCTCAAGATCGAGGTCGGCATGCTGGACGCGGCGATCGCGGGGGGCCTGGAGTCCATGAGCGTCATCCCCATCGGCGGCAACAAGACCTGCCCGAACCCGTGGCTGACGAAGAACAACCCGCGCGCCTACACCGGCATGGGCCAGTGCGCGGACAACGTGGCCAGGGACTTCGGCATCACGCGCGAGGAGTGCGACGCGTGGGCGCTGCGGAGCAACCAGCGCGCCGCCGCCGCCATCGGGAAGGGCCTCTTCAAGGAGGAGATCGTTCCCCTTGAGGTGATGGGGCCGGACGGCAAAACCTTCATCTTCGACACCGACGAGGGCCCGCGCGCCGACACGACCCTGGAGGGCCTGGCCAAGCTGCGGCCCGCCTTCGCCGCGTCGCCCAAGCTGGGCATCCACACGGCGGGCAACTCCAGCCAGACGAGCTGCGGCGCCGCCGCGGTGGTCATGGTCAGCGAGGCCGTCCTGAAGGAGCTGGGCCTCAGGCCGCTGGCGCGCCTGCGCGGCTACGCCGTCGCCGCGGGCGACCCCGGCTACCTCGGGCCGCCGCAGGTGCCCGCGATCCTCGACGCCTGCGAGCAGGCGGGCATCAACGTGGAGGACCTCGGCCTGGTCGAGTGCAACGAGGCCTTCGCCGCCCAGACCCTGTATGTGGTGAAGAACCTCAACCTGAGCGAGGACATCGTGAACGTGAACGGCGGCGCGATCGCCCTCGGGCATCCGCTCGGCTGCACGGGCGCGAAACTCGCCACCCAGCTCATCCACGAAATGAGGCGCCGCGGCGTGAAGTGGGGGCTGGAAACCATGTGCATCGGCGGCGGCATGGGCGGCGCGGGCGTCTTTGAGCTCTGCGACTGA